A region of Frederiksenia canicola DNA encodes the following proteins:
- a CDS encoding ESPR domain-containing protein, which translates to MNKDLHRVIFSKTQQYFVVVSELSKTTGKSSAFPKVKVDDFFSQFFNSVFTNTSG; encoded by the coding sequence ATGAACAAAGACCTTCATCGAGTCATATTCAGCAAAACCCAGCAATATTTTGTGGTGGTTTCTGAATTATCCAAAACCACAGGAAAATCATCTGCTTTCCCCAAAGTAAAAGTAGATGATTTCTTTTCGCAGTTTTTTAACTCAGTTTTTACCAATACAAGCGGTTAG
- a CDS encoding hemagglutinin repeat-containing protein, giving the protein MNADKVKINATETTTVKGAVVNTDHLQLDTKNLHIESVQDHEKYDSKQTQAGASASVAIYGSGSSVSAQASRNKANVDYAQVTTQSGFNIKQSSEINVTDNPKTKEIWHIQPIKGK; this is encoded by the coding sequence GTGAATGCGGACAAAGTCAAAATTAACGCCACGGAAACCACCACAGTGAAAGGTGCGGTGGTAAATACCGACCACCTCCAGCTTGATACTAAAAATCTGCATATTGAAAGTGTGCAAGACCACGAAAAATATGACAGTAAACAGACGCAAGCGGGAGCGAGTGCCTCGGTGGCGATTTATGGCAGTGGTTCGAGTGTTTCTGCTCAAGCCAGTCGCAACAAAGCGAATGTGGACTATGCACAAGTGACGACCCAATCGGGCTTTAATATCAAACAAAGCTCTGAAATCAACGTCACGGACAACCCGAAAACAAAAGAGATTTGGCACATTCAACCAATAAAAGGAAAATAA
- a CDS encoding stage III sporulation protein AF, translating into MILVAIKDTSVIRKGDKYFCFGIDVYLDRNKVYVFIRANDDGTPVLCELSDFSILSEGELKHWKEKRFLNGLRIRILPKEFYEFDWDLYHDGDEYMQDEFERIYSIFKNGQII; encoded by the coding sequence ATGATTTTAGTCGCAATTAAAGATACTTCTGTGATCAGGAAAGGAGATAAGTATTTTTGTTTTGGTATAGATGTATATTTAGATAGAAATAAAGTATATGTCTTTATTAGAGCCAATGATGATGGAACGCCAGTGTTATGTGAATTAAGCGATTTTTCTATATTATCAGAAGGAGAGCTTAAGCATTGGAAAGAAAAAAGATTTCTTAATGGGTTGAGAATTAGAATTTTACCAAAAGAATTTTATGAGTTTGATTGGGATCTATATCATGATGGTGATGAATATATGCAAGATGAGTTTGAAAGAATCTATTCAATATTTAAGAATGGGCAAATAATATAA